A window of Gossypium raimondii isolate GPD5lz chromosome 7, ASM2569854v1, whole genome shotgun sequence genomic DNA:
ACCACATTGTGTTTTCCATCGCAAAGCAATGTTACCAATCACAAGTTCCTCTCTATATCAGTTTCTCTCACACAAAGTTGCTGATTGTTGTGTGTTTAGTTTGAGTTTTAGCGAAATTATTTAAGTTTGCTTGAACATCTgttatttccatgctttttaGCTATTGATTCTTTACATTTATGCTTGAATCTGTTGTTAGATCCCATTGTTGTTGTTCAGAGTGTTCCATGTTTCAGTGCACATTTCAAGGTTCGAGTCAAAACTTTATAATACAATGGTACTATGCTCTTTTGCCTCTTTATCCACGAAAGTAGTAGTAGGGTTCAAACCTCAGTTCTCTCAACTTACTTACTTTCTTGACCCAACCAGTCTCTCTCCCCCACAGGTCTTTTGATTGTCTTAGACAGCACGGTATTGATTGTCTAGATTATAGTTCTCAATCCATATACGCAAAATCTACTACTTTGTTTTGTAGTTTGTGCTCGCATCAAAAGTTATCACAACATTGCTGGTTTTTTAGTTAACTTTTGGCATAAGAATAGATGCATTGGCATTGCTTCCACATGGACCATGGTCCTCGGTTCTCGCCTATTTCTTTAGTTTGATTATGGCATTATTTGCTCAAATTTCAATTCCTGTTTTCTTAATTGAATTCAGATTGATCTTTGTTTTCCTCCTTTTAAGTTGTAGGTCCAGTTGATGATGATGCCCTGTCTATTGAGGTGCGAAAAGATAAACTGCTCGGTGGACTTCTTGCAGCTGGATTTGATGAAACATCTTGTGTCAGTAGGTACCAGTCGGTCTTATACCGCAAAGAATCGCAACATAAACCTTCACCTTATCTAATCTCGAGGTTACGGAGTTATGAAGCTCTCCATAAACGATGTGGGCCATATACAGAATCATATAACAAAACCTTGGAAAAGCTCAAGACCGGGCATCACCTTGAATCTACAGATTGTAATTATTTAGTATGGATTTCCTTTAGCGGATTAGGAAATAGGATACTGACCCTAGCCTCAGCATTTCTCTATGCTCTCCTTACAAATCGTGTTCTACTCGTTGACCCTGGAACTGATATGGTTGATCTTTTTTGCGAACCATTTCCAGAGGTCTCCTGGTTTCTCCCTCTGGATTTCCCCCTTAAAAATCAATTCAGCAGCTTTGATCAGAAATCTCCTCATTGTTATGGAAGAATGCTGAAGAACAACTCTTTTGCTAATTCAAGCAAATCGATATTGGCACCTTTTGTATATCTCCATCTGGTTCATAATTACGATGATCAGGATAAGCTTTTTTTCTGCGATGAAGACCAAACTTCTCTCCAGGAAGTACCGTGGTTGATCATGAAAACAGATAACTACTTTGTCCCATCGCTCTTCTTGATCCCGACTTTCGAGCAGCAACTGAGTAATCTCTTCCCAAGAAAAGAAGCAGTTTTCCACTTATTGGGTCGGTATATCTTCCACCCAACGAATCCAGTTTGGGGACTCATAACCCGATACTATCAAGCTTATTTAGCTAAAGCAGATGAAAGGATAGGCATCCAGATCAGGGTCTTTGACACTGGGACCGGTCCATTCCAACATGTTTTGGATCAGATCATTGCTTGTACCTTGAAGGAGAATCTACTGCCGGATATCAGCACGGAAAAGCCAATAATCAATCAATCTCAGAAGTCTAAAGCTGTGCTGGTTACATCTTTGAGTGGAGGTTACTTTGAGAGATTAAGGGACATGTACTGGGAACATCCAACCGTGACAGGGGAGGTCATCGGTTTTTACCAACCGAGCCACGAAGAGTATCAGCAAACAGAGAAGCAGTTTCACAATAGGAAAGCATGGGCCGAAATGTATTTATTGAGCTTGACAGATGTGCTGATCACAAGCTCATGGTCAACTTTCGGTTATGTTGCTCAAAGCCTTGGAGGATTGAAGCCGTGGATTCTGTACAAGCCGGAGAACCAGACGGCCCCAGATCCACCTTGTGGTAGAGTCATGTCAATGGAGCC
This region includes:
- the LOC105787689 gene encoding galactoside 2-alpha-L-fucosyltransferase isoform X1, translating into MKRLRRNPDESDPETNPDPDGEGSFSKDQHERKCGLSSMKMMGFFVVALMVVSVVFSVSVVLQDPPSDGVLESGKNVRFLDVMESSKEEQVLEVQPQKVVGPVDDDALSIEVRKDKLLGGLLAAGFDETSCVSRYQSVLYRKESQHKPSPYLISRLRSYEALHKRCGPYTESYNKTLEKLKTGHHLESTDCNYLVWISFSGLGNRILTLASAFLYALLTNRVLLVDPGTDMVDLFCEPFPEVSWFLPLDFPLKNQFSSFDQKSPHCYGRMLKNNSFANSSKSILAPFVYLHLVHNYDDQDKLFFCDEDQTSLQEVPWLIMKTDNYFVPSLFLIPTFEQQLSNLFPRKEAVFHLLGRYIFHPTNPVWGLITRYYQAYLAKADERIGIQIRVFDTGTGPFQHVLDQIIACTLKENLLPDISTEKPIINQSQKSKAVLVTSLSGGYFERLRDMYWEHPTVTGEVIGFYQPSHEEYQQTEKQFHNRKAWAEMYLLSLTDVLITSSWSTFGYVAQSLGGLKPWILYKPENQTAPDPPCGRVMSMEPCFHAPPFYDCKAKRGIDTGAVVPHVRHCEDMSWGLKLVDNESEL
- the LOC105787689 gene encoding galactoside 2-alpha-L-fucosyltransferase isoform X2 codes for the protein MKRLRRNPDESDPETNPDPDGEGSFSKDQHERKCGLSSMKMMGFFVVALMVVSVVFSVSVVLQDPPSDGVLESGKNVRFLDVMESSKEEQVLEVQPQKGPVDDDALSIEVRKDKLLGGLLAAGFDETSCVSRYQSVLYRKESQHKPSPYLISRLRSYEALHKRCGPYTESYNKTLEKLKTGHHLESTDCNYLVWISFSGLGNRILTLASAFLYALLTNRVLLVDPGTDMVDLFCEPFPEVSWFLPLDFPLKNQFSSFDQKSPHCYGRMLKNNSFANSSKSILAPFVYLHLVHNYDDQDKLFFCDEDQTSLQEVPWLIMKTDNYFVPSLFLIPTFEQQLSNLFPRKEAVFHLLGRYIFHPTNPVWGLITRYYQAYLAKADERIGIQIRVFDTGTGPFQHVLDQIIACTLKENLLPDISTEKPIINQSQKSKAVLVTSLSGGYFERLRDMYWEHPTVTGEVIGFYQPSHEEYQQTEKQFHNRKAWAEMYLLSLTDVLITSSWSTFGYVAQSLGGLKPWILYKPENQTAPDPPCGRVMSMEPCFHAPPFYDCKAKRGIDTGAVVPHVRHCEDMSWGLKLVDNESEL